The genomic segment GATAGGGCGTCCCGCCCACGTCCACCGCTTGCGTGGGCGGACGCGCCAGCGACAGGAAGACAGTCGAGCCATTCACCTGGTCGCTCGGTCCAAGACCGTCGAACATGTCGAGGTTGTGCTGCCCGGCCTCATAGGTGACGCCGTGAGAGGCCAGCACCTGCTCGAGGTTCGCCTGCCCCGCTGCCGATTGCAGAAGGAAGGCCATTGCTCCGGTGGCTCGCGCCGCCTCGGCGCCGGACCATTGGGGCTTTGTATCGGGTCCGGTGACGCCTCCGCGCGCCAGCAGCGCATCCAGCGATGCCGCCTGGCTGGCCCTCGAGAGGCTATCCATGTTCCATGGCCCGATGCTGAAGACGAGAAGGATCACCCCGGCCAGTGCCGGTATCAGGCGGATATCCCCGCGCCCGATGAGGAAGGTCAGCGTGAGCAACGCCGCCCAGATCCCGCCTGCTATCAGCATCATCCGTTCCGGCGTCAGCCCATAGGCATCAACTCGCACCATCACGGCAAGGGCGTAGAGCCCCAACGGAATGATCGTCAGCCAGAACCAGCAACGGCGGAACACCCGCACCAGCAGCCTTTCCCGCATGAAGGCGGGATGCAGCAGCAGCCAGGTCGCCGCCCCAGTCGTAACGAAGCCGAGCACCATCCAGCCGAGCATGCCCTCGGGCAGGCTCTGCGTCAGGACGATCTGGAGCGTATAGGCGAGAAGGATGAGCGCATAGGCGAGGAGCAGTGGGGTCAGCACGAACTGGCCGAGAAAGCCCGTGGCAGTGGCAACGATATCCGGCTCTTGCAGCGCGCGGGCGTCAAAGGCGTCCAGCCGGCGGATCGTGGCCAGCCAATAGATCGGCGTGAACAGAAATCCGATGATCGGCAGTACCCACCGGTAGAACAGGTCCGACGTCTCGAGCCCGAAAAGGATCGACAGCGACCGTTCGATGGCCGCGATGCCGAGGGCGACGAGCAGGAACGCCACCCCTGCGATGAGGGCGGTCACCGCCGCCTGTTGGTTGAGCCACCAGAACTTGTCCTGCTGCAGCGCCCGATCCGGTCCGCGCTCGGTGAAGGCACTCACCGAGAGCCAGAGAACGGAAATCACAGGCAAGGCCCACGGCACGAACCAGTTCGCATCGCTCACCTGAAACGCGGCCACCGCCAGCAGCGGCAGAACGTAGCCGATCACGATACCCGCAAGCCCCGTCCGCGGCCTGCTTTCGTTGAACAGCGATCCAGCCACGGCGAACACGGCGCCGCTGGCAAGGCCACCGACGATCCGCCACCAGAACTCGTCCGTCAGCGAGATCTGCTCATTGACCACCACGAGCACCGCGACCGTGGTCAGCAATATCAGCAATGAAGCGAGGGGAAAGCGCCTTAGGGTTGTCAGGAGGTCCGGAGCAAGTCGGTCGATCCAATCCCGCAAGTGCATCTCCCTATCGGTTACGCCAGGTCCACCAGCTCATCGCCGCGATCTTGCGCCAGGAAGCCATGTCCGGCGGCGGCGCAAATGGCTGTTCCTGCACATGTTTTAGCTGACCCAATGCCGCGCGCAAGACGGGTGCATAGGCAAATGCCGGGCGCAGCGACGGCGAAAGCGCGCCGATCGCGGCCTCAGCCTTGCCCAGGTGCTCGCCCGCCAGGTCGATGGCTTGCCCGAGAGCAGCCCGAATGCCCTCGGTCGGGGTGCCTGCAAAGATCTGCGACTCGGTGACGCCATTGGCCCGAAAGAGCGGCAGCGGCAGAAAGATGCGGTGTTGGCTGGCGTTGAAACCAAAGGCGCGCACATGCCCGATAAAGGCATTGGCGACGCCCAGGTGCCCGGCGGCATCCCCGTCCTCTACCGGGACGCCATCGTTGAGCACCATGGCGGCGAACTGATAGAGCACCGAGACCGTCTCGCCGGCATATCCCTCGAAACTGGTGAGGTCGGGCATCGGGTCCTGGTAGAGATCGAACCTTCGTGCCGCGATCAGCCGCTGCAGCGGCACGATGGGAAGGCCGTAGTCACCTATCGTGGTCAGCAGCGCGTCGGCCACCGGGTTGCTGCGCACGTTGCCGTGCCCCTGCCCCCTGAGCGCATCGTCCCACCATTGCAGCCGGATTTCCCCGGGCGTCGGCTCGGAGACCCGCTCGCGCACCGAGGCCACTTCGGCCGCGAACGCATAGAGCGATTGCACCGCCGCCCGCTTGTCCTCGCCGATCAAGAGGCTCGCGTAATACCGGTCGGGGTCCGTGGATTTGAGATAGTCGGCCGTCAGCGCGGCGGTTTCCGCTCGCATGTCACTTGCCGCGCTCGACAGCGATCAGCGCAGCGCCGACTGCCCGTTCCTCGGCCAGCAGCACGTTATAGGTCCGCACAGCTCCACCGGTCGCAATCGGCTCCATGATGACCTTGCGCTCGCGGAACGCCTGCCGGATGGCCGGATCGAGAAACACGATCTCCTCGCCCGTCCCCACAAGCAGCACGTCGAGACGCTCGGCGGCCTCCAGCAAGGGCGCCAGCGTCTCGAGCGTTATCCCGGCTGCCTCTTTGACATCCCAGGAAAGCATGCCCGTCGGCAGGCACAGGAGTGAACCCTTGTGCGACATGTCTGCGAAGCGGAACCCACCGTTGCCATAGGCATCGATGGGCACCTGTTGCGGGAAGCGGCCCGCTCCGAAGGTATCGGCCATGGGCCGTGCCTCCTAGACAGCGGCGCCGTCTGCGCGCTTTTCCTTGGCCTGCTTCTCGTCCTTTGCCTGGTCGGCCCGGGCACGCAGCCCGAACCAGATCAGGATCGGCGCCGCGATCACGATCGAGGAGTACGTGCCAATCAGCACGCCCCAGGTCATCGAGATCGTGAAGCTGCGGATCACCTCGCCACCGAAAAGAACCAGCGGGATGAGCGCCAGCAAGGTGGTGAAGGCGGTCAGGGTCGTACGCGCCAGGGTCGAGTTGATCGAGAGGTCGATCAGCTCGGGCAACGACATCTTCTTGTACTTGCGCAGGTTTTCACGGACGCGGTCGTAGACCACCACCGTATCGTTGAGCGAGTAGCCCACGATGGTCAGGATCGCCGCGATACTGGTCAGGTTGAACTCGATACCCGTTATCGAGAAGAAGCCGATGGTCAGCAACACGTCGTGGAACGTCGAGACGATCGCACCCACCGCATATTGCCACTCGAAGCGGAACCACACGTAGACCATGATCGCCAGCAGCGCCACGCCCAGGCCGATGGCGCCCGAGACCGCAAGTTCACCCGAGACGGACGGGCCCACGGATTCGGTGCGCCGCACTTCGTAGCCACCGCTCTGGAGCGCGTCGCGCACCTTCTGCACCGCGGCCTGCTGGGCGGCGTCGCCGCCTTCCTGCGCCTGCACGCGGATCAGCACGTCCTCGGGCGTACCGAAGCCCTGTACCTGAATTTCGCCAAGGCCGAGCTCGCTCAGCCGCTGGCGGATATCGCCCGGATCGGCCGGGCCGCCCACATGCTGCACCTCGATCGCCGAACCGCCGGTGAAGTCGATGCCCAGGTTCATGCCCTTGGTGAAGAACGAACCCATCGAACCGGCAATCGCCAGCACCGAGATGATGATCGCCGGGCGGGCGAACTTCATGAACGGAATCTTGGTGTGGTCGGGAATGAAATGAATGAGGCGGATCTGCACCGTCTTCGGGCGGCGACGGCGATACCAGATGCCGGCGATGAAGAGCGTCACCGTGTAGGCGGTGAACATCGAGGTGAGGATACCCAGAGCCAGCGTAACGGCGAAGCCCTGTACCGGCCCCGAGCCCAGGAAGAACAGCACGATGGCCGCGATCAGCGAGGTCAGGTGCGAGTCCACGATCGTGCCCCAGGCGCGCTCGAAGCCCGCTGTGATGGCCTGCAGGTTGGATCGTCCAGCCTGCTGCTCTTCACGTATGCGCTCGTAGATCAGCACGTTGGCGTCCACGGCCATGCCGATGGTCAGGATGATACCGGCGATACCCGGCAGGGTCAGCGTCGCCCCCAGCATCGAGAGCGAGCCGAGCATCACGAAGATGTTGAGGATCAGCGAGATGTTGGCGAAGACGCCCCAGAGGCCGTAGGCCATGAGCATGAAGAGGATGACCGCGGCGGCGGCAACGGCACCGGCGATGAGGCCGGCGCGGATCGAGTCCGCACCCAGGCTCGGCCCGACGGTGCGCTCTTCGATGATGTCGAGGCTGGCCGGCAGAGCGCCCGCGCGCAGCAGCACCGCCAGGTCCTGTGCACTCTGCGGGGTGAAGTTGCCGCTGATCTGGCCCGAGCCGCCGGTGATCGGCTGCTGGATGACCGGAGCGGTCAGCACCTGGTTGTCGAGAACGATGGCGAAGCGCTTGCCGACATTCTTGGAAGTAATGTCCGAGAAGGTGACCGCGCCGCGGGTATCGAACTTGAACGTCACGACCGAGCGGCCGGTCTGCTGGTCGAAGCCGGGCTGGGAGTCGACCAGCGACTCGCCACCGAGCGAGACGTCTTCATAAAGCAGTTCCTTGCCGCCGTCCTGGCTCGGCAGGATGATGGTGCCGGCCGGCAGCCCCTGGGCCTCGGCCTGTGCAGCCGTCATGCCCGGGTAGACCATGTGGAAGGTCAGGCGCGCCGTCTTGGAGACGATATCCTTGAGGCGGGTCGAGTCGCCGAAGCCGGGAACCTGGAGCAGCACGCGGTCCGAACCCTGGCGCTGGATCGAGGGCTCGGTCGTGCCCAGTTCGTCCACGCGCTTGCGGATGACTTCCATTGACTGCGTCACCAGCGAAGACATGCGCTGGTTGATGCCCTCGTCGGTCAGCGCCACCGTGATCTTACCATCACTGGTGGTGGAGAACGAAAGCTCGGGTGTACCGCCCACCGAGAACATCGTGTTTGAAATGTTGTTCTGCAGCGTCTCGAGCGCCTTGAGCGCTGCGTCCTGCTGCGTCGGGTCGGTCAGTTCCACCGTGATGGACTGGGGGCCCGTCGTGATGATGTTGCCGATGCCGTTTTCATTGGCCAGCACGGCGCGCGCGTCGCGGCGCAGGTCCTTGACCCGCTGGTCGACGATCGACTGCTTGTTGACGCCGAGCAGGAGGTGCGAGCCGCCCTGCAGATCCAGACCCAGGACGATGGTGCGCTTGGGCATCCAATCGGGCATCGCATCCAGCGTATCCTTGGGCAGGAAGCTGGGAATCGTGAACGCGACAGCCAGAATAGCCACGATGGCGATAATGACAGCCCGAATGGGAGAAAACTGCATAGTGTCTGGTCCAGATACCTAGAGCGGAAGGGCTCTATCTTCTCGATTGCACACGAGGTCCACCGAAAAGTGGCGTGCCACTTTCCGGTCCCCATGTTTTCTGCACGTCTTGCGCCGGCTTAGGCCGGCTTGTTGTCGTTGACCGGCTCGGCCTTCGAGCGCACGTCCGCAACCATGGAGCGGACGACCTTGATCTTGACGCCCTGGGCGATCTCGACTTCGAGGTCTTCGCCTTCCTGTGCCTTGGTCACCTTGCCGACGATGCCGCCGGTGGTCACGATCGTATCCCCGCGACGGATGGCGCTGAGCATGGCCTGCTGTTGCTTCATCCGCTTCTGCTGCGGACGGAAGATCAGCAGCCAGAAGATGACGACCAGCAGCAGGATGGGCATGAGCGAGGTCAGAATTTCCATCGTTCCGCCACCGCCCGGCGCTGCGCCGGCAGCCTGCGCAAAGGCTGGGGTTACAAACATGTAGGCACTCCTATGGTTGTCGACTTGGCTGTCGGCTTGTCAAAAGTTCGTTGATAATCCCATATAGGAGACGAACTTGGCTTGGCGAGACTACCCGCCTGAAAATCGCGCGGACTATACAGGTGGGCCCCCGCGATTGCAAAGCCAATCCGGGCGTTTCAGACCGGCCCTATACTTGAAGGAATGTCCCGTGAACAGCCAAGATTCGCTTGCGCAAATTGCTGCGTCGCTGGCCCGTATTGCCGAACATTTGAACGTGCTTGCGCCCCTGCCCGCCACCCGGGCAACCGGCCTCGATCTCGCCGACGCCTACCACTGGGATGCCCATCTCGGGCAGCTCATCCCCGTGCCCAAGGTCAGCCGCGTCCCGCTCGAGCTGCTCAAGGGCGTCGATGACGTCAGCAACACGCTCCTCCAGAACACGCTCCAGTTCGCCAAGGGCCTGGGCGCCAACAACGCCCTCCTCTGGGGTTCGCGCGGCATGGGCAAGAGCTCCCTGGTCAAGGCCGTCCACGCCCACGTTGCCGCCCTCAACGAACCCGACGTTCAGCGCCTCATCCTCATCGAGATCGCCCGCGAGGATATCGAGGGTCTGCCCACCCTCATGCGCATCATCCGCGACGAGCCGGCGCGCTTCATCGTCTTCTGCGACGATCTCTCCTTCGATCGCGACGAGACGAGCTACAAGTCCCTCAAGACCATCCTCGACGGCGGCCTCGAAGGGCGCCCGGACAACGTCCTCTTCTACGCCACGTCCAACCGCCGCCACCTCATGCCCCGTGACATGATCGAGAACGAGCGCTCGACGGCCATCAATCCCGGCGAGGCCGTCGAGGAAAAGGTGTCGCTGTCCGATCGCTTCGGGCTCTGGCTCGGCTTCCACAATTGCGACCAGCCCACCTACCTGGCCATGATCGATGGCTACGTGGCCTATTACGGGCTCGACATCGACAAGGACGAGCTCAAGGCCAAGGCCATCGAATGGGCCGCGACGCGCGGCGCCCGCTCCGGCCGCGTCGCCATGCAGTTCGTGCGCGACCTGGCCGGCGCCATGGGCAAGGCGGTCTGACCCCCATAACGCAAAAGGGCCCCGCGGGGCCCTTTCTTTTGTCTTCGCTCGCCGGCTCAGCTTGCCAGCATCGGCATCGGATCGACGGGCGTCGCGCCCTTGCGCAGTTCGAAATGGAGCTGCGGACGGCTCACCGAGCCGGTCATGCCCGCCGCGCCGATCGAGTCCCCGCGATTGACCACGTCGCCCTTGGCCACGCTCATCGACTTGAGATGCGCGTAGGCGGACACATAGCCGTTCGCGTGCCGGATCAGGATCAGGTTGCCGTAGCCCTCCACGCCCGATCCGACATAGATGACCGTGCCGTTCTCGGCCGCGCGGATCGAAGCACCCTCGGGAGCCTCGATATTGATACCCGTACCCTTGGAGGCAGCGAAGTTCGTGATGATCTTGCCCGTGATCGGCCAGCGGAACTTGTCCGCGCCCGACATCGCCGGCTCCTGGAGCACAGGTGCCGGCTTGTTGGGCTGCACCGCTGCGGTCTGCAGGGTCTGCGCCGCCTTGGTCTGGGCGGCCGGGCTCGGCTGCGGAGTGCTCTTGAGCACACCCGGATCGGTGATTGCGGCGACCTGCCGCTGGGGCGTGGCGGCGGGCGTCACGACCGGGCTGGTCGTCACGTCGTCGCTGGCCGAAGCCACCTGGGTCGGCGCGCGCTTGGAGAGCAGGTCCGGGCGTCCCGGGATGACCAGCTTCTGGCCAACGAAGAGCTTGTCCGGCGAGAACGAGCCGTTGGCATTCAGGATCGCCTGCGCCGTCACATCGTAGCGGCGGGCGATGGTGTAGAGGGACTCTCCGCTTTCCACCACATGCACATAGGCATTGGACGGCACCACCGAGAGGTTGGCCTGCTGGCTGGTATTGGCGACCGCGGTCGGCTTGAGCGCGGTGACGGGACTGTTGGGGAGAGTGCCCAGCGTGGTCTTGGCCGGGGCAAGAGATTGCTGTGCAGGCATGGCAGTTTGCGATCCGCTTGAGTTGGACGTGAGAACAGGCAAGTCTTCGGTAGAGACTGAGCCCAGCGGCGCCTGCGGTGCAGTGGCGAAGGTCGTCGGCTGGCTGGAGGAAGCGAAGCCGCCACCAACCATTCCGCCCCCACCGACATTCATCGGGGGAATGAACTGGCCTTCTGCGACTTGCGTGGAGGCACCCAATGCGCTTGGCATGGGTTGGTTCAGATTGCTCGACCCGCTGTACGCCGTCGACCCCGTAGTCGTGGAGTCGCGGAAGCCGCCCATGGACGAACAACCGGAAAGTGCAGCGCTGCCAGCCAGTACGGCGGCAATCGCAACGGCGCCCTTGAGCGCTCTACCGGATGCGCGATTACTCATATGTTCAACTCGTACGCAGGTACTCAATAAAATTGAGACTAGGGCGTTAAGGTAAAGACGAGTTTAAAAGCCCCGCGATTTGCGCGGCTTCGCCCTGCCTGCGTTAGAACTCGAGTAAGGTTACCGGCGCCGGGTGAAGGGCAATTGCCCGTCCAGCCGCCCTGCGACATCCGCATCCGTCTGCAGCAGCGAGAGCGGAGTCACGGTGATCGAATCGCCGTGGGTGAGCAGGTGGAAGTCGCTGCCTTCATCGAGCGGCCGCGGCGTTTCCGGGATCGCCACGAAGAACTTGCCGGCGTTGTCGCTCGGATAGTAGCGCATCGGCGACCGCGAGAACCGCTGGTGCGGCACCACCCGCACGCCCGTGACATCGGCCGCCGGACAGGAGGGGAAGTTGACGTTGTAGTAGACGTCCTTGCCGTGCTCGAGCCCCATGAGCGAACGCACGAGTTCGGCCCCATAGGTCTGGGCGTTGGTCCACTCGACATCCAGGCCTGCCGCGTAATCCACGGCCTGGCTGAGAGCGATGCCGACCGCACCCTGCATGGTGCCCTCGCGGGCACCCGCGACCGTTCCCGAGCAATGGACGATGTCGCCCAGGTTCTGCCCGTTGTTGACGCCCGAAAGCACCAGGTCCGCCGGCTTATCGCCGAGGACGAACGTCATACCCGCAACGACGCAATCTGCTGGCGAGCCGCCCTTGACTGCAAACGTGCGCTCGCTGCGCTTGTCGAGCGACAGTTCGCGCCCGAATGAGAAGCGGTGCCCTGCCCCGCTCTGGTTGCCGTCCGGCGCCACCACCCACACATCGTCGGAAAGCTGCCGGGCAATGCCCAGCAGCACCTGCAGGCCCGGTGCATCCACACCATCGTCATTGGTGATGAGGATGCGCAGGCTCACGAGCGGCCGCCGATCGCGGTGACGCCGCCCATATAGGGCTGCAGCGCTTCGGGAATCGCGATCGAACCGTCAGCCTGCTGGTAGTTCTCCATCACCGCGATGAGGCAACGTCCCACTGCAACGCCCGAACCATTGAGCGTATGGACGAAGCGCGGCTGCTGCTTCTCGCCCGCCGGGCGATAACGCGCATCCATGCGCCGCGCCTGGAAATCGCCGCAGACGGAAACCGAGGAAATCTCGCGATAAGTGTCCTGTCCCGGCAGCCAGACCTCGATGTCGTAGGTCTTCTGCGCGCCGAACCCGATATCGCCCGTGCACAGCGTCATGACGCGGTAATGCAGCCCCAGCCGTCCCATGATCGCCTCGGCGCAGGACAGCATGCGCTCGTGTTCGTCGATCGAGGCCTCGGGCGTCGTGATGGAGACCATCTCGACCTTGTTGAACTGGTGCTGGCGCAGCATGCCGCGCGTGTCGCGGCCGGCGGACCCGGCCTCGGAGCGGAAGCACGGAGTCAGCGCCGTCAGGCGCAGCGGCAGCTCTTCCTCGGACAGGATCGATTCGCGCACCAGGTTGGTAAGCGGCACTTCGGCGGTCGGAATCAACGCCAGGCGCCCTTCTCCGTGCGGGGTGAAGAACAGGTCTTCCTCGAACTTGGGCAACTGCCCGGTGCCGTAGAGCGCTTCGTCGCGCACCAGCAGCGGCGGCTGCACTTCGGTATAGCCGTGCTCGGTGGTATGCAGGTCCAGCATGAACTGGCCCAGGGCGCGTTCCAGCCGCGCCACCTGGCTCTTGAGCACCACGAAGCGGCTGCCCGAAAGCTTGGCTGCCCCTTCGAAGTCCATCATGCCGAGCGCCTCGCCCAGCTCGTAATGCTCCTTGGGCGCAAAGCTCAGGTTCGGCTTCGCCGGCCGCACCTTTGCCGCATGTTCGGCATTCCCGTTCCGGCCGAAATACTCGACATTGTCGTGCTCGTCCTTGCCGACCGGCACGTCATCGAGCGTGATGTTGGGCAGCACCGAGAGCGCATCGCGCAGCTCCGCGTCCACTGCCCGCTCCTCGGCCTCGCCGGCCTGGATGGAATCCTTGAGAGTGGCCACTTCGGCCATCAGAGCCTGGGCCTTGGCCTCGTCTTTCTGCGCCTTGGCCTGGCCGATCAGCTTGGACGAGCTGTTGCGCTTTTCCTGCGCTTCGTTGAGACGAACGATGATGGCGCGACGCTTGTCGTCGATGGCGATCAAGTCGGCGGCCTGCGCGGGAAGCCCGCGACGCGCGAGCGCAGCGTCAAAGGCTTCGGCGTTGGCGCGGATCCATTTGATATCGAACATTTAAACGGTCAGGTTCCCTCGCGGAACCGGCCTCTCGAATTGGGGCCGATTCCAGGGATGACGGAACTGGCCTAGTTGGACTGCTCGGATGCTTCTGCTGCAAGGCGTTGAGCGCGCGATCGCTCCACCCAGCGCACCGATAGGATCGAGAGTTCGTAGAGCAGGTAGAGCGGGGTCGCAAGGCCGATCTGGGAGATCGGATCGGGCGGCGTCAGCAGAGCTGCCAGGATGAGGATGGCGACGATGGCGTAGCGCCGTCCCTTGCGCAGCTGATCGACATTGATCAGTTCGATCCGCGCCAGAAGCGTCAGCACCACGGGCAGCTGGAAGCAGATGCCGAACGCGATGATGAGCGTCATAGCCAACCCGAGATACTCGCTGACGCTCGTCAGCATCTTGATCTCGCTGGTCTGCATGCCCGCAAAGAAATGCAGGGCCATCGGCAGCACCACGAAATAGACCATGGCCGCGCCGAGCACGAAGAACACCGGCGTGGCAATGAGATACGGCACGAACGCCCGGCGTTCCTTCTTGTAGAGCCCCGGGGCCACGAACATGTAGATCTGGCTGGCAATCACCGGGAAGCCCAGGAAGATCGCCCCGAAGAGCGCCAGGTTGAGCTGGGTGAAGAAATATTCCTGGGGCGCCGTGTAGATGAGCTGCAACTCTTCGGGATGCGCCACGGCGCGCCGATAGGGGATCAGCAGCAGGTCGAAGATCTGGCTGGCGAACAGGAAGCACAGCAACATCAGCACGACGACGGCGATGGCGCAGTAGATCAGGCGCTTGCGCAATTCGATGAGGTGGTCGAGCAGGGGCGCCTCGGAGCCGGCCAGTTCGTCCTCGTCCTCAGGCGACTGCTTGTTCGGATTTTCGAGCTGCGGAGCGGGCGAAGTCATGGCTTAGGGCTTCTCTTCCGCGTTCGGCGCAACCGCCTCGACCTTGGGCTTGGCGGCTGCCTTGGGCTTTGCCGCGGCCTTCGGTTTCGCCGGCGTCTTGGGCGCGACGTCTGCGGTCTTGCTCGCCGCCGGCTTGGCGGCGGCCTTTGGTGCTGTCTTGGGTGCGGCCTTCTTGGGCTCGGCCTTCTTGGCCGTAACCGGTGCCTCGGCAGGCGCAGGCGCGGCGGGCTTCTTGGCGCGCGGCTTGCGGGCGGGCTTTACCTCCGCTGCCGGCTGGGCCACCGCATCGAGATCCTTTGCCGTCACGTGCGACGGCGGGATCGGGCTGAGGCGAGCACCCTTGATCGGTTCTGCGACCACCGGGGCGACGCTCGCCTCCGGCGGCTTCATGCCGGCTGCGGCGTGTATTTCGTCGACGATGCTTTCGGCCTTCGGATCCTTGGGCGCGATGGCGCCCGTCGGTTCGACCTGGCCGCTCGCGGTCGTGGCGTTGAACTCACGCCTGATCTCATCGGCCGTCTGCCGGAGCGGAGCGGTGATGGAATCGCGCAGGTTGCGGACTTCATTGAGGCCCGTCGTCTTGTTGAGCTCGCGCTGGAACTCAGTGCCCATGCGGCGGATCATGCCGGCAAACTTGCCGACACGCTGCATCACCATCGGCAAATCCTTGGGTCCGATGATGATCAGCGCCACAACGCCGATGACAAGCATCTCAGTCCAGCCGACACCCAGCATGGCTAACTATCCTTCAATGCGGGCCGTAGCCTGGGACGCGCTCAGGCGTCCTTGCTTTTCTCGGTCTCGCTGGCAG from the Youhaiella tibetensis genome contains:
- a CDS encoding phytoene/squalene synthase family protein — its product is MRAETAALTADYLKSTDPDRYYASLLIGEDKRAAVQSLYAFAAEVASVRERVSEPTPGEIRLQWWDDALRGQGHGNVRSNPVADALLTTIGDYGLPIVPLQRLIAARRFDLYQDPMPDLTSFEGYAGETVSVLYQFAAMVLNDGVPVEDGDAAGHLGVANAFIGHVRAFGFNASQHRIFLPLPLFRANGVTESQIFAGTPTEGIRAALGQAIDLAGEHLGKAEAAIGALSPSLRPAFAYAPVLRAALGQLKHVQEQPFAPPPDMASWRKIAAMSWWTWRNR
- the serS gene encoding serine--tRNA ligase, translated to MFDIKWIRANAEAFDAALARRGLPAQAADLIAIDDKRRAIIVRLNEAQEKRNSSSKLIGQAKAQKDEAKAQALMAEVATLKDSIQAGEAEERAVDAELRDALSVLPNITLDDVPVGKDEHDNVEYFGRNGNAEHAAKVRPAKPNLSFAPKEHYELGEALGMMDFEGAAKLSGSRFVVLKSQVARLERALGQFMLDLHTTEHGYTEVQPPLLVRDEALYGTGQLPKFEEDLFFTPHGEGRLALIPTAEVPLTNLVRESILSEEELPLRLTALTPCFRSEAGSAGRDTRGMLRQHQFNKVEMVSITTPEASIDEHERMLSCAEAIMGRLGLHYRVMTLCTGDIGFGAQKTYDIEVWLPGQDTYREISSVSVCGDFQARRMDARYRPAGEKQQPRFVHTLNGSGVAVGRCLIAVMENYQQADGSIAIPEALQPYMGGVTAIGGRS
- the surE gene encoding 5'/3'-nucleotidase SurE, which codes for MSLRILITNDDGVDAPGLQVLLGIARQLSDDVWVVAPDGNQSGAGHRFSFGRELSLDKRSERTFAVKGGSPADCVVAGMTFVLGDKPADLVLSGVNNGQNLGDIVHCSGTVAGAREGTMQGAVGIALSQAVDYAAGLDVEWTNAQTYGAELVRSLMGLEHGKDVYYNVNFPSCPAADVTGVRVVPHQRFSRSPMRYYPSDNAGKFFVAIPETPRPLDEGSDFHLLTHGDSITVTPLSLLQTDADVAGRLDGQLPFTRRR
- a CDS encoding Mth938-like domain-containing protein, with product MADTFGAGRFPQQVPIDAYGNGGFRFADMSHKGSLLCLPTGMLSWDVKEAAGITLETLAPLLEAAERLDVLLVGTGEEIVFLDPAIRQAFRERKVIMEPIATGGAVRTYNVLLAEERAVGAALIAVERGK
- a CDS encoding DUF4153 domain-containing protein, whose translation is MLTTVAVLVVVNEQISLTDEFWWRIVGGLASGAVFAVAGSLFNESRPRTGLAGIVIGYVLPLLAVAAFQVSDANWFVPWALPVISVLWLSVSAFTERGPDRALQQDKFWWLNQQAAVTALIAGVAFLLVALGIAAIERSLSILFGLETSDLFYRWVLPIIGFLFTPIYWLATIRRLDAFDARALQEPDIVATATGFLGQFVLTPLLLAYALILLAYTLQIVLTQSLPEGMLGWMVLGFVTTGAATWLLLHPAFMRERLLVRVFRRCWFWLTIIPLGLYALAVMVRVDAYGLTPERMMLIAGGIWAALLTLTFLIGRGDIRLIPALAGVILLVFSIGPWNMDSLSRASQAASLDALLARGGVTGPDTKPQWSGAEAARATGAMAFLLQSAAGQANLEQVLASHGVTYEAGQHNLDMFDGLGPSDQVNGSTVFLSLARPPTQAVDVGGTPYLLGRQAIYVDVPATSGALTFALSAKVLTISIPPGESVSVDLVEWLKGNTGNELADPVLSFSLGGIAYRYVLDTATVASAPDGGRSLTYLEGTLFADAAGAK
- a CDS encoding M23 family metallopeptidase produces the protein MPAQQSLAPAKTTLGTLPNSPVTALKPTAVANTSQQANLSVVPSNAYVHVVESGESLYTIARRYDVTAQAILNANGSFSPDKLFVGQKLVIPGRPDLLSKRAPTQVASASDDVTTSPVVTPAATPQRQVAAITDPGVLKSTPQPSPAAQTKAAQTLQTAAVQPNKPAPVLQEPAMSGADKFRWPITGKIITNFAASKGTGINIEAPEGASIRAAENGTVIYVGSGVEGYGNLILIRHANGYVSAYAHLKSMSVAKGDVVNRGDSIGAAGMTGSVSRPQLHFELRKGATPVDPMPMLAS
- a CDS encoding ATP-binding protein, whose protein sequence is MNSQDSLAQIAASLARIAEHLNVLAPLPATRATGLDLADAYHWDAHLGQLIPVPKVSRVPLELLKGVDDVSNTLLQNTLQFAKGLGANNALLWGSRGMGKSSLVKAVHAHVAALNEPDVQRLILIEIAREDIEGLPTLMRIIRDEPARFIVFCDDLSFDRDETSYKSLKTILDGGLEGRPDNVLFYATSNRRHLMPRDMIENERSTAINPGEAVEEKVSLSDRFGLWLGFHNCDQPTYLAMIDGYVAYYGLDIDKDELKAKAIEWAATRGARSGRVAMQFVRDLAGAMGKAV
- the yajC gene encoding preprotein translocase subunit YajC → MFVTPAFAQAAGAAPGGGGTMEILTSLMPILLLVVIFWLLIFRPQQKRMKQQQAMLSAIRRGDTIVTTGGIVGKVTKAQEGEDLEVEIAQGVKIKVVRSMVADVRSKAEPVNDNKPA
- the secD gene encoding protein translocase subunit SecD: MQFSPIRAVIIAIVAILAVAFTIPSFLPKDTLDAMPDWMPKRTIVLGLDLQGGSHLLLGVNKQSIVDQRVKDLRRDARAVLANENGIGNIITTGPQSITVELTDPTQQDAALKALETLQNNISNTMFSVGGTPELSFSTTSDGKITVALTDEGINQRMSSLVTQSMEVIRKRVDELGTTEPSIQRQGSDRVLLQVPGFGDSTRLKDIVSKTARLTFHMVYPGMTAAQAEAQGLPAGTIILPSQDGGKELLYEDVSLGGESLVDSQPGFDQQTGRSVVTFKFDTRGAVTFSDITSKNVGKRFAIVLDNQVLTAPVIQQPITGGSGQISGNFTPQSAQDLAVLLRAGALPASLDIIEERTVGPSLGADSIRAGLIAGAVAAAAVILFMLMAYGLWGVFANISLILNIFVMLGSLSMLGATLTLPGIAGIILTIGMAVDANVLIYERIREEQQAGRSNLQAITAGFERAWGTIVDSHLTSLIAAIVLFFLGSGPVQGFAVTLALGILTSMFTAYTVTLFIAGIWYRRRRPKTVQIRLIHFIPDHTKIPFMKFARPAIIISVLAIAGSMGSFFTKGMNLGIDFTGGSAIEVQHVGGPADPGDIRQRLSELGLGEIQVQGFGTPEDVLIRVQAQEGGDAAQQAAVQKVRDALQSGGYEVRRTESVGPSVSGELAVSGAIGLGVALLAIMVYVWFRFEWQYAVGAIVSTFHDVLLTIGFFSITGIEFNLTSIAAILTIVGYSLNDTVVVYDRVRENLRKYKKMSLPELIDLSINSTLARTTLTAFTTLLALIPLVLFGGEVIRSFTISMTWGVLIGTYSSIVIAAPILIWFGLRARADQAKDEKQAKEKRADGAAV